In Pecten maximus chromosome 10, xPecMax1.1, whole genome shotgun sequence, one genomic interval encodes:
- the LOC117336328 gene encoding uncharacterized protein LOC117336328, which translates to MVERSVVVVVAFLLSVVESYTLRKLGSFPIPYPGFTTVYPKPSGDVDLLISTFDPIPFSTDTAQIVPGISHYLKSVSSIKPAVITDHVTWPNEVSGVPEHVFGRRMVAIPQGFLVPFKNDGAIALMDISTTTPKGPFKLTDDSDGKWFYHRVIWKDMDSDGDDDAVTCRAREPIIGSDKEFELLWLENKGQLDGPWTPHVIAHGPDIFMRNVTLMTPSGPKDCIITAQYFTQSLSVYWTDNVTHSWTNLSQVHSRVIDNTIGGVFEVEVVDLNGDGKLDLLVSENGEKGALYGFEIPVDFRTDNFTRHTIAQGFAPRKSGTGKGAPGSPTAVFPNKNAKQKEKPSILLSGDDEGTAFYLEPLSADASTWTYNLTTFLQAGDGTVGQLSYADADGDGYQEVFVPSYSTNELYVFTFQP; encoded by the exons ATGGTGGAACGGAGTGTTGTCGTTGTCGTGGCGTTCCTACTTTCTGTAGTGGAGAGTTATACATTAAGGAAGCTCGGGTCATTTCCGATACCCTACCCCGGATTTACCACTGTTTATCCGAAACCCTCAGGGGATGTTGACCTACTTATATCCACTTTTGATCCGATTCCATTCTCCACGGATACAGCTCAAATTGTTCCCGGAATTAGTCACTATTTGAAGAGTGTATCGTCCATTAAACCTGCGGTCATCACGGATCACGTGACGTGGCCAAATGAAGTTTCTGGAGTGCCAG AACACGTGTTCGGTCGACGAATGGTAGCGATTCCTCAAGGATTTCTGGTACCATTTAAGAACGATGGCGCCATAGCCCTGATGGACATATCTACCACAACGCCAAAGGGGCCGTTCAAACTGACAGACGACAGCGACGGGAAGTGGTTTTACCACAGGGTCATATGGAAGGACATGGACTCCGATGGCGATGACGATGCAGTCACGTGTCGGGCTAGGGAACCAATCATTGGTAGTGACAAA GAGTTTGAGTTGCTATGGCTCGAGAACAAAGGACAGCTGGACGGGCCTTGGACACCCCACGTGATCGCCCATGGTCCAGACATATTTATGAGGAATGTCACGTTGATGACACCTAGTGGGCCAAAGGACTGCATCATTACAGCCCAATACTTTACCCAGAGTCTGTCCGTCTACTGGACAGACAATGTGACACATTCTTGGACTAATCTATCACAG GTACATTCCCGGGTGATTGATAACACCATAGGGGGCGTTTTTGAGGTGGAAGTCGTGGACCTAAACGGGGACGGAAAACTTGACCTCCTTGTGTCAGAAAACGGCGAGAAAGGGGCCCTGTACGGGTTTGAGATCCCCGTGGACTTCCG AACCGATAACTTCACTCGGCACACCATAGCACAAGGGTTTGCACCACGAAAGTCCGGAACTGGCAAGGGAGCTCCTGGGTCTCCAACTGCGGTGTTTCCGAACAAAAACGCAAAGCAGAA AGAAAAGCCGTCCATTTTGTTGTCTGGAGACGATGAAGGTACAGCATTTTACCTGGAACCTCTGAGCGCCGACGCGTCGACGTGGACATACAACCTGACGACGTTTTTACAAGCGGGCGACGGGACGGTCGGCCAGCTCAGCTACGCCGACGCCGACGGAGACGGCTACCAAGAAGTGTTTGTACCGTCCTACAGCACCAACGAATTATACGTCTTCACCTTCCAACCTTAG